In Alistipes ihumii AP11, a genomic segment contains:
- a CDS encoding shikimate kinase, producing MLIFLVGYMGCGKSTIGRALARRLGKPLLDMDALIEEHCGKRVGEIFETFGEDGFRRMERDTLAEVISSYDDAVVATGGGTPCFFDNMEAMNRAGRTIYFQMSAEKLAVRLEHGRAKRPLLRDKSEDELVEYIRENIRRREPFYSQARLVIGCDGVSDDYVVSHVVSYLEHCGAAETARRDR from the coding sequence ATGCTGATATTTCTGGTAGGATACATGGGGTGCGGCAAGAGCACGATCGGGCGGGCTTTGGCCCGCCGGCTCGGCAAGCCGCTTCTGGATATGGACGCGCTGATCGAGGAGCATTGCGGCAAGCGCGTCGGCGAGATTTTCGAAACGTTCGGCGAAGACGGATTCCGGCGCATGGAGCGCGATACGCTTGCCGAAGTGATTTCGTCCTACGACGATGCGGTGGTCGCGACCGGGGGCGGAACGCCCTGTTTCTTCGACAACATGGAGGCGATGAACCGTGCGGGCCGGACGATCTATTTTCAGATGAGCGCCGAGAAACTGGCGGTCCGTCTGGAGCATGGCCGCGCCAAGCGCCCGCTGCTGCGCGACAAGAGCGAGGACGAGCTGGTCGAATATATCCGCGAGAATATCCGCAGGCGGGAACCGTTCTATTCGCAGGCCCGGCTCGTGATCGGTTGCGACGGCGTGAGCGACGACTATGTGGTGAGCCACGTCGTGTCGTATTTGGAGCATTGCGGGGCCGCCGAGACCGCGCGCCGGGACCGCTGA
- the purL gene encoding phosphoribosylformylglycinamidine synthase, giving the protein MILFFRKDRTVYAVQADAALSAEQTDSLRWLLGGADLLAQQTLDGVFVGPRREMITPWSTNAVEITQNMGLPGIRRIEQFVEAESEDVPFDAMLQRKYRTIDQQVFTISKKPDPIVYIDDMAAYNRQEGLALSDEEIAYLESVSRRIGRKLTDSEVFGFSQVNSEHCRHKIFNGQFVIDGEAMPSTLFGLIKRTTKEHPGRVVSAYKDNCAFLQGPAVEQFSPAAHDTSDYFRIEEFESVISVKAETHNFPTTVEPFNGAATGTGGEIRDRIAGGKGAFPVAGTAVYMTAYPRLDGGREWEKATEPREWLYQTPEDILIKASNGASDFGNKFGQPLICGSLQTFEHFENGKKYGFDKVIMQAGGIGYGRKRDSIKDEPEAGDRVVLLGGDNYRIGMGGGAVSSVATGEYAGAIELNAVQRSNPEMQKRAYNAIRAISEEGVNPIISIHDHGAGGHLNCLSELVEATGGRIDMDKLPIGDPTLSAKEIVGNESQERMGLVIDEKNIDKLRRIAERERSPFYVIGEATGDMQFTFVDNRTGEKPIDLKLEDMFGKAPRTVLADRTVEERFAEPRYTAGSLNRYIENVLQMEAVACKDWLTNKVDRSVTGKVAMQQTAGEVQLPLNDCAVVALDYQGTHGIATALGHAVGVAMADPRRGSEMAITEALTNIVFAPIDGGLRSVSLSANWMWPCKNEGEDARLYAAVQAASDYAVALGINIPTGKDSLSMTQKYRDGELVYAPGTVIITSAAEVSDVKKAVSPALKHRPSQIVYVDMSRSPFALGGSSFFQSLGGVGSEVPAVESADYFARAFGAVQGLIGDGKVLAGHDVSAGGLVTALLEMTFADNRSGMDLSFAALGERDIVRLLFSEKPALVLQVEDGVRTCEELKFAGVDAYVIGDVNFERRFRFAHDGLEMDLLIDELRDTWFKTSYLLDRRQSGAQKASERFANYKNQELRFRFPETFTGKLSQWGLETSRRCPTGVRAAIIREKGINGDREMAWFMYLAGMDVKDVHMTDLIEGRETLEDVNMIVFPGGFSNSDVLGSAKGWAGAFLYNEKAKQALDRFYARPDTLSLGVCNGCQLMIELGLVTPGHERKPRMLHNESHKFESAFLGVRIEPNESVMLRSLAGCELGIWVAHGEGRFSLPYEESRYCIPVRYSYDQYPANPNGSDYNAAALCSEDGRHLAIMPHLERAIRPWNWACYPEDRTGDEVTPWIEAFVSARRWIEDKTKK; this is encoded by the coding sequence ATGATACTATTTTTCAGGAAAGACCGTACCGTGTACGCCGTGCAGGCCGACGCGGCACTTTCTGCCGAGCAGACGGACAGCCTGCGGTGGCTTTTGGGCGGCGCGGATTTGCTCGCGCAACAGACGCTCGACGGAGTTTTCGTCGGTCCCCGGCGCGAGATGATCACGCCTTGGAGCACGAATGCCGTCGAGATCACGCAGAACATGGGACTGCCGGGCATCCGCCGCATCGAGCAGTTCGTCGAGGCGGAAAGCGAAGACGTCCCGTTCGACGCGATGCTGCAGCGCAAGTACCGCACGATCGACCAACAGGTCTTCACGATCAGCAAGAAGCCCGATCCGATCGTCTACATCGACGACATGGCGGCGTACAACCGGCAGGAGGGACTGGCCCTGAGCGACGAGGAAATCGCCTATCTGGAAAGCGTCAGCCGCCGCATCGGGCGCAAGCTGACCGACAGCGAGGTGTTCGGCTTCTCGCAGGTCAACTCGGAGCACTGCCGCCACAAGATATTCAACGGTCAGTTCGTCATCGACGGCGAGGCGATGCCCTCGACGCTGTTCGGCCTGATCAAGCGTACGACCAAGGAGCATCCGGGCCGCGTCGTGTCGGCCTATAAGGACAACTGCGCTTTCCTGCAGGGGCCTGCCGTCGAGCAGTTCTCGCCCGCGGCGCACGACACGTCGGACTACTTCCGAATCGAGGAGTTCGAGAGCGTGATCTCGGTCAAGGCCGAGACGCACAACTTCCCGACGACCGTCGAGCCGTTCAACGGCGCGGCGACGGGTACGGGCGGCGAGATACGCGACCGCATCGCCGGCGGCAAGGGAGCGTTCCCGGTGGCCGGCACGGCCGTTTATATGACCGCTTATCCGCGTCTGGACGGAGGGCGCGAGTGGGAGAAGGCGACCGAGCCGCGCGAGTGGCTCTACCAGACGCCCGAGGACATCCTGATCAAGGCGTCGAACGGGGCTTCCGATTTCGGCAACAAGTTCGGTCAGCCGTTGATCTGCGGTAGTTTGCAGACGTTCGAACATTTCGAGAACGGCAAAAAATACGGCTTCGACAAGGTCATCATGCAGGCCGGCGGCATCGGTTACGGCCGTAAGCGCGACAGCATCAAGGACGAGCCGGAGGCGGGCGATCGCGTCGTGCTGCTCGGAGGCGACAACTACCGCATCGGCATGGGCGGGGGCGCTGTCTCGTCGGTGGCTACCGGCGAGTATGCGGGGGCCATCGAGCTCAATGCCGTGCAGCGATCGAATCCCGAAATGCAGAAGCGGGCCTACAATGCGATCCGCGCCATCTCGGAAGAGGGCGTCAATCCGATCATCTCGATCCACGACCATGGCGCGGGCGGACACTTGAACTGTCTGAGCGAGCTCGTCGAGGCGACGGGCGGCCGGATCGACATGGACAAGCTGCCTATCGGCGACCCGACGCTCAGCGCGAAGGAGATCGTCGGCAACGAGTCGCAGGAGCGCATGGGGCTCGTCATCGACGAGAAGAACATAGACAAGCTGCGGCGTATCGCCGAGCGCGAGCGGTCGCCGTTCTACGTGATCGGCGAGGCGACGGGCGACATGCAGTTCACCTTCGTCGACAACCGCACGGGCGAGAAGCCGATCGACCTGAAGCTCGAAGACATGTTCGGCAAGGCGCCGCGCACGGTGCTCGCGGATCGGACGGTCGAGGAGCGGTTCGCCGAACCCCGTTATACGGCCGGCAGTCTGAACCGCTACATCGAGAACGTGCTCCAGATGGAGGCCGTCGCCTGCAAGGACTGGCTGACGAACAAGGTCGACCGCTCGGTGACGGGCAAGGTCGCCATGCAGCAGACCGCCGGAGAGGTACAGCTTCCGCTGAACGACTGCGCCGTCGTCGCGCTCGACTATCAGGGTACGCACGGCATCGCCACGGCGCTCGGACATGCGGTGGGCGTCGCGATGGCCGATCCGCGCAGGGGATCGGAGATGGCCATTACCGAGGCGCTGACGAATATCGTCTTCGCCCCGATCGACGGCGGCCTGCGCTCCGTCTCGCTGAGCGCCAACTGGATGTGGCCCTGCAAAAACGAGGGCGAGGACGCGCGGCTCTACGCGGCCGTACAGGCGGCCAGCGACTATGCGGTGGCCCTCGGAATCAACATACCGACCGGTAAGGACTCGCTGTCGATGACGCAGAAGTACCGCGACGGAGAGCTCGTCTACGCGCCGGGAACGGTCATCATCACTTCGGCGGCCGAGGTCTCGGACGTCAAGAAGGCGGTTTCTCCGGCCTTGAAGCACCGTCCGAGCCAGATCGTTTACGTCGATATGAGCCGCTCGCCGTTCGCGCTGGGCGGCAGCAGCTTTTTCCAGAGCCTCGGAGGCGTCGGATCGGAAGTGCCTGCGGTCGAGTCGGCCGACTATTTCGCCCGGGCGTTCGGCGCCGTACAGGGCCTCATCGGCGACGGGAAGGTGCTCGCCGGGCACGACGTGTCGGCCGGCGGCCTCGTGACGGCGCTGCTCGAGATGACGTTCGCCGACAACCGCAGCGGCATGGATCTGAGCTTTGCCGCGCTCGGCGAGCGCGACATCGTCCGGCTGCTTTTCAGCGAGAAGCCTGCTTTGGTGTTGCAGGTCGAGGACGGCGTGCGGACCTGCGAGGAGCTGAAGTTCGCCGGGGTGGATGCTTATGTGATCGGCGACGTGAATTTCGAGCGCCGCTTCCGTTTCGCGCACGACGGTCTGGAAATGGACTTGCTTATCGACGAGCTGCGCGATACGTGGTTCAAGACTTCTTACCTGCTCGACCGCCGTCAGAGCGGGGCGCAGAAGGCGTCGGAGCGCTTTGCCAACTATAAGAATCAGGAACTCCGCTTCCGCTTCCCGGAGACATTCACCGGCAAACTGTCGCAATGGGGGCTCGAAACGAGTCGCCGCTGTCCGACGGGCGTCCGTGCGGCGATCATCCGCGAGAAGGGCATCAACGGCGACCGCGAAATGGCGTGGTTCATGTACCTGGCCGGTATGGATGTCAAGGACGTGCACATGACCGACCTGATCGAGGGCCGCGAGACGCTCGAGGACGTGAACATGATCGTCTTCCCCGGCGGATTCTCCAATTCGGACGTACTCGGGTCGGCCAAGGGATGGGCCGGGGCATTTCTTTATAACGAGAAAGCCAAGCAGGCGCTCGACCGGTTCTACGCCCGTCCCGACACGCTGTCGCTGGGCGTCTGCAACGGCTGCCAGCTGATGATCGAGCTCGGGCTCGTCACGCCCGGCCACGAGCGTAAGCCGCGCATGCTGCACAACGAGAGCCATAAGTTCGAGTCGGCTTTCTTGGGCGTCCGCATCGAGCCGAACGAGTCGGTCATGCTGCGCTCGCTCGCCGGCTGCGAGCTGGGTATCTGGGTCGCTCACGGCGAGGGCCGCTTCAGTCTACCGTACGAGGAGAGCCGCTACTGCATTCCGGTCCGCTACTCGTACGACCAGTATCCGGCCAATCCGAACGGGAGCGACTACAACGCGGCGGCCCTCTGTTCGGAAGACGGTCGCCATCTGGCCATCATGCCTCACTTGGAGCGCGCAATCCGGCCGTGGAACTGGGCCTGCTATCCCGAGGACCGGACAGGAGATGAGGTGACTCCGTGGATTGAGGCTTTCGTCAGCGCCCGCCGCTGGATCGAGGATAAAACGAAAAAGTAG
- the murI gene encoding glutamate racemase, with translation MNDAPIGVFDSGLGGLTVWSELRRRLPRESLLYYGDGKNCPYGDKTREQVTEAVDFAVRRLVDRGVKLIVVACNAATAMAIDHLRAAYPIPFVGLEPAVKPAALSSRSGVIGILATAATLRGRLFRETSRRYEDRVRIIARVGEGFVELVEQNRERTEEAYRRVERLLEPMIEAGADRIVLGCTHYPFLSEAMHRVIGDRDVRLVNPAAAVEQRTEALLREGGIEASGGSRPVYEFMTSADEAYRQRLAAKSEEARTMRFE, from the coding sequence ATGAACGACGCGCCGATAGGAGTTTTCGACTCGGGGCTGGGCGGGCTGACCGTATGGAGCGAGCTGCGCCGCCGCTTGCCCCGCGAGTCGCTGCTGTACTACGGCGACGGCAAGAACTGCCCGTACGGGGACAAGACCCGCGAGCAGGTGACCGAGGCCGTCGATTTCGCCGTACGAAGGCTCGTCGACCGCGGAGTCAAGCTGATCGTCGTGGCCTGCAATGCCGCGACGGCCATGGCGATCGATCACCTGAGAGCCGCCTATCCGATTCCGTTCGTCGGGCTCGAGCCGGCCGTCAAGCCGGCCGCGCTCTCGTCGCGCAGCGGCGTGATCGGGATTCTGGCGACGGCGGCGACGCTGCGCGGCAGGCTGTTCCGCGAGACGTCGCGCCGCTACGAGGACCGGGTGCGGATCATCGCCCGGGTCGGCGAGGGTTTCGTCGAACTGGTCGAGCAGAACCGCGAACGGACCGAGGAGGCCTATCGTCGGGTAGAGCGTCTGCTTGAGCCCATGATCGAGGCCGGAGCCGACCGGATCGTGCTCGGCTGCACGCACTATCCCTTTCTGAGCGAGGCGATGCACCGCGTGATCGGCGACCGCGACGTCCGTCTGGTCAATCCGGCGGCGGCCGTCGAGCAGCGGACCGAGGCTCTGCTGCGCGAAGGGGGAATCGAGGCTTCCGGAGGCAGTCGGCCCGTATACGAGTTTATGACCAGTGCCGACGAAGCTTACCGGCAGCGGCTGGCCGCCAAGAGCGAGGAAGCGCGGACGATGCGTTTCGAGTAG
- a CDS encoding FtsK/SpoIIIE family DNA translocase: MATKKKTTGASQPEVRGLSDTKRWIYGFALLFFALFVGVAVVSYFIYWRDDQNVALWSRVLAAGEQPVMNWGGKLGAVLANYIVGDWFGLFGFCVPVVLVILSLRIMRFRPAMLRKSVRLTLILMILGSLTLGYLFGDSWTVFGSGLGGQQGIEVSRWLVSVLGRVGAGLLLLLSIILYAIYVNRNTISLLNRVGKEIVDNGKKVGGAVTSTATEMIRHELRGGNKKVAAGAAAESAEGLAENAATEPAGSEDDDVFTVRDASERNDTPFYPGELIDDDGFVVVDRSGLSRPPIVPKEESAPAGRTEIDDDGFVVTDLTVEEPPRTEVDEDGFTIQYASGDGEALREPAREAVDSVPVGWRDPAAGTGLVTGAALEAAGGAVGQEARAAETSAVAASPEGRIAVGMPQAGASVSEDDRFVASVPGDAAIEERDDMAVERLPQDETLSEDEIESTLYDPTLDLSSYQRPPVELLEDHSVEVSVTSEEIVENKNRIKETLENFGIRIEKIKATIGPTVTLYEIVPSPGVRISKIKNLEDDIALSLSALGIRIIAPIPGKGTIGIEVPNKDKKIVSMYSVIKSVKFQESKYDIPVVLGKTIQDETFVIDLAKMPHLLVAGATGQGKSVGLNAIITSLLYKKHPSELKLVLVDPKKVELTLYSKLERHFLAKMPGEDDAIITDTHKVIYTLNSLCIEMDARYNLLRAAEVRKITEYNDKFIHRRLNPQKGHRYLPYIVVIIDEFADLIMTAGREIETPIARIAQLARAVGIHLVIATQRPTTNIITGVIKANFPARIAFRVTSMVDSRTIIDQPGANQLIGRGDMLVSTGNDLIRVQCAFVDTPEIERITEFIASQRGYVGAYELPEYTPEGGGEGAAGNKTNDLSQLDSMFEEVARFVVQNQQGSTSSIQRRFSIGYNRAGRIMDQLEMAGVVGKAEGSKPREVLIADMMSLEKILSSLEDL; this comes from the coding sequence ATGGCAACGAAGAAGAAAACGACGGGGGCTTCCCAGCCCGAGGTCAGGGGACTGAGCGACACGAAGCGGTGGATTTACGGCTTCGCGCTGCTGTTTTTCGCGCTGTTCGTCGGCGTGGCCGTCGTGTCGTACTTCATATACTGGCGCGACGATCAGAACGTCGCGCTGTGGAGCCGCGTGCTGGCTGCGGGCGAGCAGCCGGTGATGAATTGGGGCGGCAAGCTCGGCGCGGTGCTTGCCAACTACATCGTGGGCGACTGGTTCGGGTTGTTCGGGTTCTGCGTTCCGGTCGTGCTGGTGATCCTGTCGCTTCGGATCATGCGCTTCCGGCCGGCCATGCTGCGCAAGTCGGTACGGCTGACGCTGATCCTGATGATTCTCGGCTCGCTGACGCTCGGCTACCTGTTCGGCGATAGCTGGACCGTGTTCGGCTCGGGGCTCGGCGGTCAGCAGGGCATCGAAGTGTCGCGCTGGCTCGTGTCGGTGCTCGGGCGCGTCGGAGCCGGGCTGTTGTTGTTGCTGTCGATCATCCTGTATGCGATCTATGTCAACCGCAATACGATCTCGCTGCTCAACCGCGTAGGCAAGGAGATCGTCGATAACGGCAAAAAGGTGGGCGGCGCCGTGACGTCGACGGCTACGGAAATGATCCGGCACGAGCTCAGGGGCGGCAATAAGAAAGTCGCTGCGGGCGCAGCGGCGGAGTCCGCGGAGGGCCTTGCCGAGAATGCGGCGACGGAGCCGGCCGGCAGCGAGGACGACGACGTATTCACCGTGCGCGATGCGTCGGAGCGGAACGACACGCCGTTCTATCCGGGCGAGCTGATCGACGACGACGGCTTTGTGGTGGTCGATCGCTCGGGGCTGTCGCGGCCTCCGATCGTGCCGAAGGAGGAGAGCGCTCCGGCCGGTCGCACCGAAATCGATGACGACGGCTTCGTCGTAACGGATCTGACCGTCGAAGAGCCGCCTCGCACCGAGGTCGACGAGGACGGATTCACGATCCAGTATGCCAGCGGGGACGGAGAGGCGCTGCGGGAACCTGCGCGTGAAGCCGTCGATTCCGTACCGGTCGGATGGCGGGATCCTGCTGCTGGAACCGGTCTGGTTACCGGTGCCGCTTTAGAGGCGGCGGGCGGTGCGGTCGGGCAGGAAGCAAGAGCGGCCGAGACGTCTGCCGTTGCGGCTTCCCCGGAAGGCCGGATCGCAGTCGGCATGCCGCAGGCGGGGGCTTCCGTTTCGGAGGACGACCGTTTCGTGGCCAGCGTACCGGGCGACGCGGCGATCGAAGAGCGCGACGATATGGCTGTCGAGCGCCTGCCTCAGGACGAGACGCTCTCGGAGGACGAGATCGAGAGCACGCTGTACGATCCGACGCTCGATCTGTCGTCGTACCAACGCCCGCCGGTCGAGTTGCTCGAGGACCACAGCGTCGAGGTCAGCGTGACGAGCGAGGAGATCGTCGAGAACAAGAACCGGATCAAGGAGACGCTCGAGAACTTCGGCATCCGCATCGAGAAAATCAAGGCGACGATCGGCCCGACCGTGACGCTGTACGAGATCGTGCCGTCGCCGGGCGTGCGCATTTCCAAGATCAAGAATCTGGAGGACGACATCGCGCTGAGCCTGTCGGCCCTCGGTATCCGGATCATCGCTCCGATACCGGGCAAGGGGACGATCGGCATCGAGGTGCCGAACAAGGACAAGAAGATCGTGTCGATGTACTCGGTCATCAAGTCGGTGAAGTTTCAGGAGTCGAAGTACGACATTCCGGTCGTGCTGGGCAAGACGATTCAGGACGAGACGTTCGTGATCGATCTGGCCAAGATGCCGCACTTGCTCGTAGCCGGGGCGACCGGACAGGGCAAGTCGGTCGGCCTGAACGCGATCATCACGTCGCTGCTCTACAAAAAGCATCCTTCGGAGCTGAAGCTCGTGCTGGTCGATCCGAAGAAGGTCGAGCTGACGCTTTATTCGAAGCTCGAGCGCCATTTTCTGGCCAAGATGCCGGGCGAGGACGACGCGATCATCACCGATACGCACAAGGTGATCTATACGCTGAACTCGCTCTGCATCGAAATGGACGCCCGCTACAATCTGCTGCGCGCGGCCGAGGTGCGCAAGATTACCGAGTATAACGACAAGTTCATCCATCGCCGGCTGAATCCGCAGAAAGGACACCGCTATCTGCCCTATATCGTCGTGATCATCGACGAGTTCGCCGACCTGATCATGACGGCCGGGCGCGAGATCGAGACGCCGATCGCGCGAATCGCCCAGTTGGCGCGCGCCGTCGGCATTCACCTCGTCATTGCGACGCAGCGCCCGACGACGAACATCATCACCGGCGTCATCAAAGCCAATTTCCCGGCCCGCATCGCGTTCCGCGTCACGTCGATGGTCGACTCGCGCACGATCATCGACCAGCCGGGAGCGAACCAGCTGATCGGTCGCGGCGATATGCTCGTATCGACGGGCAACGATCTGATCCGCGTGCAGTGCGCGTTCGTCGATACGCCCGAGATCGAGCGCATCACCGAGTTCATCGCTTCGCAGCGCGGATATGTAGGAGCCTACGAGCTTCCCGAGTATACGCCCGAGGGCGGAGGCGAGGGAGCCGCCGGCAACAAGACGAACGATCTCTCGCAGCTCGACTCGATGTTCGAGGAAGTGGCCCGCTTCGTCGTGCAGAACCAGCAGGGATCGACTTCGTCTATCCAGCGCCGCTTCTCGATCGGGTATAACCGGGCCGGCCGTATTATGGACCAGCTCGAAATGGCCGGCGTCGTAGGCAAGGCCGAAGGCAGCAAGCCGCGCGAGGTGCTGATCGCCGACATGATGTCGCTCGAAAAGATACTTTCGTCGCTCGAAGACTTGTAG
- a CDS encoding LolA family protein, which produces MIRVLFCTLLAAWAVLPLRADDRGRALVRSLSAKIASYVSYEVSFTADMDGEFDGVQGRIVVNGDRYRVEVNGSELYCDGKLLYTFRADEDEVTIERPDPGDRSLLSNPPRFFRLEGDDFEVAYKGREDAGGRSLDRLELTPKSPDAGYRSIEIGVDPADGMPVRVVYRVDGAAAPLRIRIDRLVPNVPVKDSDFTFDPRKHPGVEVIDFR; this is translated from the coding sequence ATGATACGAGTATTGTTCTGTACGCTGCTAGCCGCTTGGGCGGTCCTGCCGCTCCGGGCCGACGACCGGGGCCGGGCGCTGGTCCGGAGCCTGTCGGCCAAAATCGCCTCCTACGTTTCCTACGAGGTGTCGTTCACGGCCGATATGGACGGAGAGTTCGACGGCGTGCAGGGGCGTATCGTAGTGAACGGCGACCGGTACCGCGTCGAGGTGAACGGCTCCGAGCTCTATTGCGACGGCAAGCTCCTCTATACGTTCCGTGCCGACGAGGACGAGGTGACGATCGAGCGTCCCGACCCGGGCGACCGCTCGCTGCTGTCGAATCCCCCTCGCTTTTTCCGCCTCGAGGGCGACGATTTCGAGGTGGCTTACAAAGGCCGGGAAGATGCCGGAGGGCGTAGTCTCGACCGGTTGGAACTGACGCCGAAAAGTCCCGATGCCGGCTATCGCTCGATCGAGATAGGAGTCGATCCGGCGGACGGTATGCCCGTTCGGGTCGTCTATCGCGTGGACGGGGCGGCCGCTCCGCTGCGGATACGGATCGACCGGCTCGTGCCGAACGTGCCGGTGAAGGATTCCGATTTCACATTCGATCCGCGGAAGCATCCGGGCGTCGAGGTGATCGATTTCCGCTGA
- the mltG gene encoding endolytic transglycosylase MltG — MKHKKGWYAAGAVVLALIAGAFFVVRLYLGQAVACDAVVLVPTGSDYGRLADSLRSGGAIPDFQRFDLTARAVGLDRAVRPGRYALKEGMTYREVINRLKAGLQAPARVTFNNVRTLDRLAGSISRRLELDSASLAGLLLADSTAARYGYTPQTFLAMFIPNTYELYWNCSSDEFLSRMQRENERFWQSRERKLARTGLNRIEAYTLASIVYEETKRTDEMPRVAGVYINRLKRGMPLQADPTVRFALGDFSIRRVLNKHLEVDSPYNTYRHPGLPPGPICMPSIAAIDAVLDYENHDYLYFCAKDDLSGSHAFARSLAEHNRNAQAYARALNRRGIR; from the coding sequence ATGAAGCATAAAAAGGGCTGGTACGCAGCCGGCGCCGTCGTGCTCGCGCTGATCGCAGGCGCGTTTTTCGTCGTGCGCCTATACCTCGGACAGGCCGTCGCGTGCGACGCCGTCGTGCTGGTCCCGACCGGCAGCGACTACGGCCGACTGGCCGACTCGCTGCGATCCGGGGGGGCGATCCCCGATTTCCAACGATTCGATCTGACGGCCCGGGCGGTGGGACTCGACCGCGCGGTCCGTCCGGGACGCTACGCGCTGAAAGAAGGAATGACCTACCGCGAAGTCATCAACCGCCTCAAGGCGGGGCTGCAGGCGCCCGCGCGGGTTACGTTCAACAATGTCCGCACGCTCGACCGGCTCGCCGGCAGCATCTCGCGCAGGCTCGAGCTCGACTCGGCTTCGCTAGCCGGACTGCTGCTCGCCGACTCGACCGCCGCCCGATACGGATACACGCCGCAGACATTTTTGGCGATGTTCATTCCGAATACTTACGAACTGTACTGGAATTGTTCGTCCGACGAATTTCTGTCGCGGATGCAAAGGGAAAACGAGCGCTTCTGGCAGAGCCGCGAACGGAAGCTCGCCCGCACGGGACTGAACCGCATCGAAGCTTATACGCTGGCATCGATCGTCTACGAGGAAACCAAACGCACGGACGAAATGCCGCGCGTGGCGGGCGTCTACATCAACCGGCTGAAAAGGGGCATGCCGCTTCAGGCCGATCCGACGGTCCGCTTCGCGCTCGGAGACTTTTCGATCCGGCGGGTGCTGAACAAGCATCTCGAAGTCGATTCCCCTTACAACACCTACCGGCATCCGGGTCTGCCGCCCGGGCCGATCTGCATGCCGTCGATCGCTGCGATCGATGCCGTGCTCGATTACGAAAACCACGACTATCTCTATTTCTGCGCCAAGGACGACCTGTCGGGCTCTCATGCCTTCGCGCGATCGCTCGCCGAGCATAACCGCAACGCGCAAGCATACGCCCGGGCGTTGAACCGACGGGGAATCCGATAA
- a CDS encoding L-threonylcarbamoyladenylate synthase, producing MIKIYAQNPNEKAVARVADVLRSDGVIVYPTDSVYAFGCSIRSPKAIERLRALSGKKGDEFSIVCPDLSTISAYARVDNAVFKVLKRNLPGPFTFVLNASGKVPDKFLEKRKTVGVRIPDHAVALAIVEALGHPLVTASVKDSEEEYTTDPSLIEERYGSAVEAVIDGGYGLCVPTTVVDCTDESDIVVLREGIGELV from the coding sequence ATGATCAAGATATATGCTCAGAATCCCAACGAGAAGGCCGTCGCTCGCGTGGCGGACGTGCTTCGCTCGGACGGGGTGATCGTCTATCCGACCGACAGCGTCTATGCGTTCGGCTGCTCGATCAGGAGTCCGAAGGCCATCGAACGCCTGCGCGCGCTGAGCGGCAAGAAGGGCGACGAATTTTCGATCGTTTGTCCCGATCTGAGCACGATTTCCGCCTACGCGCGTGTGGACAACGCGGTGTTCAAGGTGCTCAAGCGCAATCTGCCGGGACCGTTCACGTTCGTGCTGAACGCGTCGGGCAAGGTCCCCGACAAGTTTCTGGAGAAGCGAAAGACCGTCGGCGTGCGGATTCCCGACCACGCCGTCGCGCTGGCGATCGTCGAGGCGCTCGGGCATCCGCTCGTGACCGCTTCGGTCAAGGATTCGGAGGAGGAGTATACGACCGATCCGTCGCTGATCGAGGAGCGCTACGGCTCGGCGGTGGAGGCGGTGATCGACGGCGGTTACGGTCTCTGCGTGCCGACGACGGTCGTGGATTGCACGGACGAGAGCGATATCGTCGTGTTGAGGGAAGGAATCGGAGAATTAGTCTGA
- a CDS encoding DUF4199 domain-containing protein gives MERSLSRTEWREAATGGLYAGLAYALLTIAAHAGRSMPGLVTILNAVSFFSFAGFLYFYARRMAAYAGGDGFSYGRSLLFVLKMSLFAGVLAGVGQFVLVNWIDPEGFREQFDLMVANMAGGGMGEKEAEMAGSLGLKLMRNPLFAVFSGIFSMLIYGGLLGLLISIFVRRPADPFGGGTSAE, from the coding sequence ATGGAAAGAAGTCTGAGCCGGACGGAATGGCGCGAGGCCGCTACGGGCGGCTTGTATGCCGGATTGGCCTATGCCTTGCTGACGATTGCGGCGCATGCGGGCCGCTCGATGCCGGGTCTCGTGACGATTCTCAACGCGGTGAGCTTTTTCTCGTTCGCCGGATTTCTCTATTTTTACGCCCGGCGCATGGCCGCCTATGCGGGCGGCGACGGGTTTTCCTACGGGCGGAGCCTGCTTTTCGTACTGAAGATGTCGCTTTTCGCGGGCGTTCTGGCCGGTGTCGGCCAGTTCGTTCTGGTCAACTGGATCGATCCCGAGGGATTCCGCGAGCAGTTCGATCTGATGGTCGCCAATATGGCGGGCGGCGGTATGGGCGAGAAAGAGGCCGAAATGGCCGGGTCGCTCGGACTCAAACTGATGCGCAATCCGCTGTTCGCGGTGTTCAGCGGGATTTTCAGCATGTTGATTTACGGCGGCCTGCTCGGTTTGTTGATCTCGATTTTTGTCCGGCGTCCCGCCGATCCGTTCGGGGGCGGAACGTCTGCCGAATAG